The following coding sequences lie in one Rutidosis leptorrhynchoides isolate AG116_Rl617_1_P2 chromosome 6, CSIRO_AGI_Rlap_v1, whole genome shotgun sequence genomic window:
- the LOC139853232 gene encoding uncharacterized protein: MTPPETIMICIDSSVYMKYFNRYIYELQLDCIRLYCEPKLKSNRKRKNTIGIVRMGTYDDNHLSPTWDLDQILHNLQNDHVLGGVLDFEQGIKSALYYLDKESKQRKKRILLFVGGRIFLDDQEIDALAKLVKQSGVAVDVVHFWLKDEYYYSQKLLHSFVYVASDKNNSNLMHFVVEPSTSPYDIISRDPDIFPEAVSFSLGKRMTARSEIFSLFKTTVAKETLMICIDDSMSLLNSHDYLNKLQLDCIRLYCQLKLKSNPNNVIGILTLGSLSYLMPTSDSLKIMHKLQYEFGLGGLMKFSKGVKFAVELFSYCELTERKRVLLFTGGGYSDLNYLDIEQVEDLGKYAKESGVAIDVFNLLDEYGFYQRTKTALDAFFRAFKYDNSNNHHMIDFTAEPTTSPVDIISRHPHIFSLEEREIVRNKKANDNEKAKNQVAAHDERVKARGEHKTDILRNKKVKVNEKAKNQAAAPDERVKARGKKRDKHNHMQLQNSFAALSLAS; the protein is encoded by the exons AGACTATAATGATCTGCATCGACAGTTCGGTGTATATGAAGTATttcaatcgttacatatatgagcTTCAACTTGATTGTATTCGATTGTATTGCGAACCTAAGCTTAAG TCTAATCGGAAGAGGAAGAATACTATAGGCATAGTGAGAATGGGTACATATGATGATAATCATCTTAGCCCTACTTGGGATCTTGATCAAATCCTACATAACCTTCAGA ATGATCATGTGTTAGGTGGTGTCTTGGACTTTGAACAAGGGATCAAATCTGCTTTGTATTATTTGGATAAAGAAAGTAAGCAGCGGAAAAAAAGGATACTTTTGTTTGTTGGagg TCGTATATTTTTGGATGATCAAGAAATCGATGCTCTTGCCAAGTTGGTAAAACAAAGCGGTGTAGCTGTCGATGTTGTCCACTTCTGGTTAAAGGATGAGTACTATTATTCGCAGAAGCTGCTTCATTCATTTGTTTATGTTGCTTCCGATAAAAACAACAGTAACTTGATGCACTTTGTAGTTGAGCCTTCTACGAGTCCTTATGACATCATATCCAG AGATCCAGATATCTTTCCAGAAGCCGTCTCATTCTCATTGGGAAAAAGGATGACAGCAAGGAGTGAAATCTTCTCGTTATTCAAAACAACGGTGGCTAAG GAGACTTTGATGATCTGCATCGACGATTCGATGTCTTTGCTGAATTCGCATGATTACTTAAATAAGCTTCAACTTGATTGTATTCGATTGTATTGTCAACTCAAATTGAAG TCCAATCCGAATAATGTCATAGGCATACTGACATTGGGTTCTTTGTCTTACCTTATGCCTACTAGTGATTCTTTGAAAATCATGCATAAGCTTCAGT ATGAATTTGGGTTAGGTGGTCTCATGAAGTTTTCAAAAGGGGTCAAATTCGCTGTTGAGCTGTTTTCCTATTGTGAACTAACTGAGCGGAAAAGGGTACTTTTGTTTACTGGAGGcgg TTATTCAGATTTGAATTATCTTGATATCGAACAAGTGGAGGATCTTGGAAAGTATGCAAAAGAAAGCGGTGTGGCTATTGATGTTTTCAACTTGTTGGATGAATACGGATTCTACCAACGTACAAAGACGGCGCTTGATGCATTTTTTCGTGCTTTTAAATATGATAACAGTAACAACCACCACATGATAGATTTTACAGCTGAGCCTACTACAAGTCCTGTTGACATCATATCCAG GCATCCACATATATTCTCACTGGAAGAAAGGGAAATAGTAAGGAATAAAAAGGCCAATGATAATGAAAAGGCCAAAAATCAAGTTGCTGCACATGATGAACGTGTTAAAGCACGGGGCGAACATAAAACAGATATATTAAGGAATAAAAAAGTCAAAGTTAATGAAAAGGCTAAAAATCAAGCTGCTGCACCTGATGAACGTGTTAAAGCACGGGGAAAGAAGCGTGATAAGCATAACCACATGCAACTTCAGAACTCATTCGCAGCATTATCACTAGCTAGCTAG